The nucleotide window CCTATATCGTCAGCACGCTGCCCGGCAATGATTACGGTTTCATGAGCGGCACCTCCATGTCGGCCCCCATGGTAACCGGAGTCGCCGCGATGCTCTATTCTTACCGCCCCGAGCTTTCTCTTCAGGATGTGAAAAATATTCTGCTGAATTCCAGCCGGAAATCAGACCAGT belongs to Anaerotignum faecicola and includes:
- a CDS encoding S8 family serine peptidase, which encodes YIVSTLPGNDYGFMSGTSMSAPMVTGVAAMLYSYRPELSLQDVKNILLNSSRKSDQLSGKMVSGGILDAYAALSYQQ